In a genomic window of Streptomyces roseoviridis:
- a CDS encoding ABC transporter ATP-binding protein, translated as MAAVGQEEQTGSARQGWARRLWAYAWRYRTDVVLALGSSLAGMAVLALVPLITKVIIDDVIGAGTRSLTVWTGLLVGAAVLVYVLTYVRRYYGGRLALDVQRDLRDDMYATIVRLDGRRQDELSTGQVVGRATSDLQLIQGLLFMLPMTIGNVLLFLISLAVMAWLSIPLTLVALAVAPALWYIAKLSRTRLHPATWAAQQEAAAVAGVVDGAVTGVRVVKGFGQEAQETGKIRAAGRRLFAARLRTIRLNALYTPALQAVPALGQVAVLALGGWLAYRGQISLGTFVAFSSYLASLVGPVRMLAMVLTVGQQARAGVERVVELIDTEPAIKDGTKVLPADAPATVEFDDVSFAYGDAGRDGDAEGSGSGTRPVLDGFSLEIRAGETVAVVGASGSGKSTVSLLLPRFYDVTRGAVLVGGHDVRELTLESLRAAIGLVPEDSFLFSDTVRANIAYGVPDATDGQIEAAARAAQADRFIAELPEGYDTKVGEHGLTLSGGQRQRIALARAILTDPRLLVLDDATSAVDARVEHEIHEALKAVMAGRTTLLIAHRRSTLGLADRIAVLDGGRLADLGTHEELQERSALYRQLLTDPDELGGVSPGHTPAGAAEETDEEDRALRAELDAEFDAERGITPALWVREGRPDGDDRATRAAGATPELLAAVEALPPADGTPDVDETRAVEPEETYGLRRLLRGFGLPLLVSLGLVALDAGAGLLLPVLIRHGIDEGVNQLAIGAVWAASLLALGTVVVQWAAQTAEIRMTGRTGERVLYALRLKIFAQLQRLGLDYYERELTGRIMTRMTTDVDALSTFLQTGLVTAFVSVVTFFGIMVALLVLDLQLALVVFATLPVLAVATYFFRRSSVKAYELARERISVVNGDLQESVAGLRIVQAFGRERSGAERFAERGAAYRDARVRGQWLISVYFPFVTLLSSVAAAAVMIVGANRIQAGTLTTGALVAYLLYIDLFFAPVQQLSQVFDGYQQAAVSLKRMQELLQEPTSTAPADAPLDVPSLRGEIAFEDVSFGYGPADGGERALSDIDLRIPAGQTVAFVGETGAGKSTLVKLVARFYDPTGGRVTADGTDLRELDLTAYRHRLGVVPQEAYLFAGTVRDAIAYGRPDATDAEVEAAARAVGAHDMIATLDGGYLHEVAERGRNLSAGQRQLIALARAELVDPDVLLLDEATAALDLATEAQVNAATDRLAGRRTTLVVAHRLTTAARADRVIVMDHGRIAEDGTHDELLARGGRYAQLWRTFVGEPADGADRPAKEERAGAEAI; from the coding sequence GGCCTCCTCGTCGGCGCGGCCGTCCTCGTCTACGTCCTCACCTACGTCCGCCGCTATTACGGCGGCCGCCTCGCCCTCGACGTCCAGCGGGACCTCCGCGACGACATGTACGCCACCATCGTGCGGCTCGACGGGCGGCGGCAGGACGAGCTGTCCACCGGGCAGGTCGTCGGGCGCGCCACCAGCGACCTCCAGCTGATCCAGGGCCTGCTGTTCATGCTCCCGATGACGATCGGGAACGTCCTGCTCTTCCTCATCTCGCTGGCCGTGATGGCCTGGCTGTCGATCCCGCTCACCCTCGTCGCCCTCGCCGTCGCCCCCGCCCTGTGGTACATCGCCAAGCTCAGCCGCACCCGCCTCCACCCCGCCACCTGGGCCGCCCAGCAGGAGGCCGCCGCCGTCGCCGGCGTCGTCGACGGGGCCGTGACCGGGGTCCGGGTCGTCAAGGGCTTCGGGCAGGAGGCACAGGAGACCGGCAAGATCCGCGCCGCGGGCCGCCGCCTCTTCGCCGCCCGGCTGCGCACCATCCGGCTGAACGCGCTCTACACCCCCGCCCTCCAGGCCGTGCCCGCCCTCGGCCAGGTCGCCGTCCTCGCCCTCGGCGGCTGGCTCGCCTACCGGGGCCAGATCTCGCTGGGCACCTTCGTCGCCTTCTCCTCCTACCTGGCCTCGCTCGTCGGCCCGGTCCGCATGCTCGCGATGGTCCTCACCGTCGGCCAGCAGGCCCGCGCCGGCGTCGAGCGGGTCGTCGAGCTGATCGACACCGAGCCCGCGATCAAGGACGGCACGAAGGTGCTGCCGGCCGACGCGCCCGCCACCGTCGAGTTCGACGACGTCTCCTTCGCGTACGGGGACGCCGGGCGCGACGGGGACGCCGAGGGATCCGGCAGCGGCACCCGGCCCGTCCTCGACGGCTTCTCGCTGGAGATCCGGGCCGGCGAGACCGTCGCCGTCGTCGGCGCCTCCGGCTCCGGCAAGTCCACCGTCTCGCTGCTGCTTCCCCGCTTCTACGACGTGACCCGCGGCGCCGTCCTCGTCGGCGGCCACGACGTGCGCGAGCTGACCCTGGAGTCGCTGCGGGCCGCGATCGGCCTGGTCCCCGAGGACTCCTTCCTCTTCTCCGACACCGTCCGCGCCAACATCGCGTACGGCGTCCCCGACGCGACCGACGGGCAGATCGAGGCCGCCGCCCGCGCCGCCCAGGCGGACCGTTTCATCGCCGAGCTGCCCGAGGGCTACGACACCAAGGTCGGCGAGCACGGCCTCACCCTCTCCGGCGGCCAGCGCCAGCGCATCGCCCTCGCCCGCGCGATCCTCACCGACCCGAGGCTGCTCGTCCTGGACGACGCCACCTCCGCCGTCGACGCCCGGGTCGAGCACGAGATCCACGAGGCCCTGAAGGCCGTGATGGCGGGCCGCACGACCCTGCTCATCGCCCACCGCCGCTCCACCCTCGGCCTCGCCGACCGGATCGCCGTCCTCGACGGCGGCCGGCTCGCCGACCTCGGCACCCACGAGGAGCTCCAGGAGCGCTCGGCGCTCTACCGGCAGCTCCTCACCGACCCCGACGAACTCGGCGGCGTCTCGCCCGGCCACACCCCGGCCGGCGCGGCCGAGGAGACGGACGAGGAGGACCGCGCCCTGCGGGCCGAGCTGGACGCCGAGTTCGACGCCGAGCGGGGCATCACCCCGGCCCTGTGGGTGCGCGAAGGCCGCCCTGACGGCGACGACCGCGCGACCCGTGCCGCCGGGGCCACCCCCGAACTGCTCGCCGCCGTCGAGGCGCTGCCGCCGGCCGACGGCACCCCGGACGTCGACGAGACCCGGGCCGTCGAGCCCGAGGAGACCTACGGGCTGCGCCGGCTGCTGCGCGGCTTCGGACTGCCGCTCCTGGTCAGCCTGGGCCTGGTCGCCCTCGACGCGGGCGCCGGACTGCTCCTGCCCGTCCTGATCCGGCACGGCATCGACGAGGGCGTGAACCAGCTCGCGATCGGTGCCGTCTGGGCCGCCTCCCTGCTCGCCCTCGGCACGGTCGTCGTGCAGTGGGCCGCGCAGACCGCCGAGATCCGCATGACCGGACGCACCGGCGAGCGGGTCCTCTACGCGCTGCGCCTGAAGATCTTCGCCCAGCTCCAGCGGCTCGGCCTCGACTACTACGAGCGCGAGCTCACCGGCCGGATCATGACCCGGATGACGACGGACGTCGACGCCCTGTCGACCTTCCTCCAGACCGGCCTGGTCACCGCCTTCGTCTCCGTCGTCACCTTCTTCGGGATCATGGTGGCGCTCCTCGTGCTCGACCTCCAGCTCGCCCTGGTGGTCTTCGCCACCCTGCCGGTCCTCGCGGTCGCGACGTACTTCTTCCGCCGCTCCAGCGTGAAGGCGTACGAGCTGGCCCGGGAGCGGATCAGCGTCGTCAACGGAGACCTCCAGGAGTCGGTCGCCGGCCTGCGGATCGTGCAGGCGTTCGGCCGGGAGCGGTCGGGCGCCGAGCGGTTCGCCGAGCGCGGTGCCGCCTACCGGGACGCGCGCGTGCGCGGCCAGTGGCTGATCTCCGTCTACTTCCCCTTCGTGACCCTGCTGTCCTCGGTGGCGGCCGCCGCCGTGATGATCGTGGGCGCGAACCGGATCCAGGCGGGCACCCTCACCACCGGCGCCCTCGTCGCCTACCTCCTCTACATCGACCTCTTCTTCGCCCCGGTCCAGCAGCTCTCCCAGGTCTTCGACGGCTACCAGCAGGCCGCGGTCTCGCTGAAGCGGATGCAGGAGCTCCTCCAGGAGCCGACGTCCACCGCCCCCGCCGACGCCCCGCTCGACGTGCCCTCGCTGCGCGGCGAGATCGCCTTCGAGGACGTGTCCTTCGGCTACGGACCGGCCGACGGCGGGGAGCGGGCCCTGTCGGACATCGACCTGCGCATCCCGGCCGGCCAGACGGTGGCCTTCGTCGGTGAGACCGGCGCGGGCAAGTCGACGCTGGTCAAGCTGGTCGCCCGGTTCTACGACCCGACGGGCGGGCGGGTCACCGCGGACGGCACCGACCTGCGCGAGCTCGACCTCACCGCGTACCGGCACCGGCTCGGCGTCGTGCCGCAGGAGGCGTATCTGTTCGCCGGGACGGTCCGGGACGCCATCGCGTACGGGCGTCCCGACGCCACCGACGCGGAGGTGGAGGCGGCGGCCCGGGCGGTCGGCGCCCACGACATGATCGCCACCCTCGACGGTGGCTACCTCCACGAGGTCGCCGAGCGCGGCCGGAACCTGTCCGCGGGCCAGCGCCAGCTGATCGCCCTGGCCCGCGCCGAGCTGGTCGACCCCGACGTGCTGCTGCTCGACGAGGCCACCGCCGCCCTCGACCTGGCCACCGAGGCCCAGGTCAACGCGGCCACCGACCGCCTGGCCGGCCGCCGCACCACCCTGGTCGTGGCCCACCGCCTCACCACCGCCGCCCGCGCCGACCGGGTGATCGTCATGGACCACGGCCGGATCGCCGAGGACGGCACCCACGACGAACTGCTCGCCCGCGGCGGCCGCTACGCGCAGCTGTGGCGCACCTTCGTCGGCGAGCCCGCCGACGGGGCCGACCGGCCGGCGAAGGAGGAACGGGCGGGCGCGGAGGCGATCTGA
- a CDS encoding aminopeptidase has protein sequence MRKSLRWLLSLSVLIGTVGSTGVATAAEPESGSTAVADSPSADAQTTDIKDRILAIPGMSLIEEKPYAGYRFFVLEYEQPVDHRRPWAGTFKQRISVLHKDTDRPTVFRTSGYGLSTTPSRSEPTRIVDGNQVSMEYRFFTPSRPQPADWSKLDIWQAASDQHRIFTALKRVYGKKWLSTGASKGGMTATYYERFYPRDMDGVVAYVAPNDVVDKEDSAYDRFFENVGTKECRDRLNAMQREALVRREPLQKKFENWAKTEGYTFNTLGSVDKAYEAVVLDFVWGFWQYYGEDVCDQVPAAATASDDTVYETIDAYAGWSAYTDQGLEYYTPYYYQAATELGSPSIRQPHLDGLSRYGYQPARAFVPQEIPMRFKPWVMRDVDDWVRKNADRMMFVYGANDPWGAEPFRLGKGARDSYVYYAPGANHGANVAGLVEAEKAKATARILAWAGVDAPAVRAAEPLARFDARLDRPVDEEATREHGVRP, from the coding sequence ATGCGCAAGTCGCTCAGATGGCTGCTGTCGCTGTCGGTGCTCATAGGCACCGTCGGCTCGACCGGTGTGGCTACCGCCGCGGAACCGGAGTCCGGCAGCACCGCCGTCGCCGACTCACCGAGCGCGGACGCGCAGACCACGGACATCAAGGACCGCATCCTGGCGATACCCGGGATGAGCCTGATCGAGGAGAAGCCGTACGCCGGCTACCGCTTCTTCGTCCTGGAGTACGAGCAGCCGGTCGACCACCGCCGCCCGTGGGCGGGCACGTTCAAGCAGCGGATCTCGGTCCTCCACAAGGACACCGACCGCCCCACCGTCTTCCGCACCAGCGGCTACGGCCTGAGCACCACCCCGAGCCGCAGCGAGCCGACCCGGATCGTCGACGGCAACCAGGTCTCCATGGAGTACCGGTTCTTCACGCCGTCCCGGCCGCAGCCCGCCGACTGGTCGAAGCTGGACATCTGGCAGGCCGCCAGCGACCAGCACCGCATCTTCACCGCGCTGAAGCGCGTCTACGGCAAGAAGTGGCTCTCCACCGGAGCCTCCAAGGGCGGCATGACGGCCACCTACTACGAGCGCTTCTACCCCCGGGACATGGACGGCGTCGTCGCCTACGTGGCGCCCAACGACGTGGTCGACAAGGAGGACTCGGCCTACGACCGGTTCTTCGAGAACGTCGGCACCAAGGAGTGCCGCGACCGCCTGAACGCCATGCAGCGCGAGGCCCTGGTCCGCCGCGAGCCGCTGCAGAAGAAGTTCGAGAACTGGGCGAAGACCGAGGGGTACACCTTCAACACCCTCGGTTCGGTCGACAAGGCGTACGAGGCCGTCGTCCTCGACTTCGTGTGGGGCTTCTGGCAGTACTACGGCGAGGACGTCTGCGACCAGGTCCCGGCCGCCGCCACCGCGAGCGACGACACCGTCTACGAGACGATCGACGCCTACGCCGGCTGGTCCGCCTACACCGACCAGGGCCTGGAGTACTACACCCCGTACTACTACCAGGCGGCCACCGAGCTCGGCTCGCCCAGCATCCGGCAGCCGCACCTGGACGGCCTGAGCCGCTACGGCTACCAGCCGGCCCGCGCCTTCGTGCCGCAGGAGATCCCGATGCGGTTCAAGCCGTGGGTCATGCGGGACGTGGACGACTGGGTCCGCAAGAACGCCGACCGGATGATGTTCGTCTACGGCGCCAACGACCCGTGGGGCGCCGAGCCCTTCCGGCTCGGCAAGGGCGCCCGGGACAGCTACGTCTACTACGCGCCGGGTGCCAACCACGGCGCCAACGTGGCCGGTCTCGTCGAGGCCGAGAAGGCCAAGGCCACCGCCCGCATCCTCGCCTGGGCCGGGGTCGACGCCCCCGCGGTGCGGGCGGCGGAGCCGCTGGCCCGCTTCGACGCGCGCCTCGACCGCCCGGTCGACGAGGAAGCGACCCGGGAGCACGGCGTGCGCCCGTAG
- a CDS encoding glycoside hydrolase family 3 protein, producing the protein MHDPAPAPSRRTLLTVTAAAAAAALTGVTALTTPSHAADAGRDDRLRALLSRMSLEEKVGQLFVMRVYGHSATAPDQADIDANLKEIGVRTAAELIERYHVGGIIYFAWAHNTRDPHQIADLSNGIQRAGLAQATPVPLLISTDQEHGIVCRVGAPATLLPGAMALGAGGSHADARKAAQIAGAELAAVGIRQNYAPVADVNVNPANPVIGVRSYGSDPEAVAGLVAAQVKGYQRAGVAATSKHFPGHGDTAVDSHYGLPTITHTRAQWDELDAPPFRAAIAAGIDSIMTAHIVVPALDPSGDPATLSRPILTGILREQLGYDGVVVTDSLGMEGVRTKYGDERVPVLALKAGVDQLLNPPNLSVAWHAVLKAVRDGELTEARLDESILRILRLKAKLGLFKDPYVSHAEVDRTVGTAAHLAHADRIAERTTTLLVNEGGFLPVSRRSHPRVLVVGADPASPSGTTGPPTTTLAGALTELGFTARALSTGITPTAARIEEAVAAAAGQDLVVVGTYNVSAASPQRTLVARLVATGVPVVTIAIRNPYDVARIQGQRATLASYSWTDVELRAAVRVLAGQAEPRGRLPVPVQSAQDPAKVLFPVGHGLTYA; encoded by the coding sequence GTGCACGACCCCGCCCCCGCCCCCTCCCGACGCACCCTGCTCACGGTGACCGCCGCCGCGGCCGCGGCCGCCCTCACCGGGGTGACCGCCCTGACCACCCCCTCCCACGCGGCCGACGCCGGCCGGGACGACCGGCTGCGCGCCCTCCTCTCCCGGATGTCCCTGGAGGAGAAGGTCGGCCAGCTCTTCGTCATGCGGGTCTACGGCCATTCCGCCACCGCCCCCGACCAGGCCGACATCGACGCCAACCTCAAGGAGATCGGCGTCCGCACCGCCGCCGAGCTGATCGAGCGTTACCACGTCGGCGGCATCATCTACTTCGCCTGGGCGCACAACACCCGCGACCCGCACCAGATCGCCGACCTCTCCAACGGCATCCAGCGGGCCGGTCTCGCCCAGGCCACCCCCGTCCCGCTGCTCATCTCCACCGACCAGGAGCACGGCATCGTCTGCCGGGTCGGCGCGCCGGCCACCCTGCTGCCCGGCGCGATGGCGCTCGGCGCGGGCGGCTCGCACGCCGACGCCCGCAAGGCGGCGCAGATCGCGGGCGCCGAGCTGGCGGCCGTCGGCATAAGGCAGAACTACGCGCCGGTCGCCGACGTCAACGTCAACCCGGCCAACCCCGTCATCGGCGTCCGCTCCTACGGCTCCGATCCCGAGGCCGTCGCCGGCCTGGTGGCCGCCCAGGTCAAGGGCTACCAGCGGGCGGGGGTCGCGGCGACCTCCAAGCACTTCCCCGGCCACGGCGACACGGCCGTCGACAGCCACTACGGGCTGCCGACCATCACCCACACCCGCGCGCAGTGGGACGAGCTCGACGCCCCGCCGTTCCGCGCGGCGATCGCCGCCGGCATTGACTCGATCATGACGGCGCACATCGTCGTGCCCGCGCTCGACCCCAGCGGGGACCCGGCGACGCTGTCCCGCCCGATCCTCACCGGCATCCTGCGCGAACAGCTCGGCTACGACGGCGTGGTCGTCACCGACTCGCTCGGCATGGAGGGCGTGCGCACGAAGTACGGGGACGAGCGCGTCCCCGTCCTCGCGCTCAAGGCGGGCGTGGACCAGCTGCTCAACCCGCCGAACCTGTCGGTGGCCTGGCACGCGGTCCTGAAGGCCGTGCGCGACGGCGAGCTGACCGAGGCGCGGCTCGACGAATCGATCCTGCGGATCCTGCGGCTCAAGGCGAAGCTGGGCCTGTTCAAGGACCCGTACGTCAGCCACGCCGAGGTCGACCGGACGGTCGGCACCGCCGCCCACCTCGCGCACGCCGACCGGATCGCCGAGCGGACGACCACCCTGCTGGTCAACGAGGGCGGCTTCCTGCCGGTCAGCCGGCGCAGCCACCCCAGGGTCCTGGTCGTCGGCGCCGACCCGGCCTCGCCGTCCGGCACCACCGGCCCGCCCACCACCACGCTGGCCGGCGCGCTGACCGAACTGGGCTTCACCGCACGGGCCCTGTCGACCGGGATCACCCCGACGGCGGCCCGGATCGAGGAGGCGGTGGCGGCCGCGGCCGGCCAGGACCTGGTCGTCGTCGGCACCTACAACGTGTCGGCGGCCAGCCCGCAGCGCACCCTCGTCGCCCGGCTCGTGGCGACCGGCGTGCCCGTCGTGACGATCGCCATCCGCAACCCCTACGACGTGGCCCGGATCCAGGGCCAGCGGGCCACGCTCGCGTCGTACTCCTGGACGGACGTCGAACTGCGCGCGGCGGTACGGGTGCTGGCCGGCCAGGCCGAGCCGCGCGGGCGGCTGCCGGTGCCGGTACAGAGCGCGCAGGACCCGGCGAAGGTGCTCTTCCCGGTGGGCCACGGCCTGACGTACGCCTAG
- a CDS encoding LysR family transcriptional regulator, with the protein MLDLGRLRALHAVAVHGTVGAAAAALGYTPSAVSQQIAKLERETRTTLLERSGRGVRLTDEAHQLADTAERLLSLVEEAEVRLEEGRGLPAGRLRIGCFPSAARGLMPSALADLARRHPSLDARLSEVDPHLSVDLVARGVLDLAVAHDWDIAPLPVPPGVEQAVIGDDVCDILVPRDHPLAEREAVRREELVEERWIVQPPGTVCHDWLIRTLRAVGYAPRVAHQAEENNTQVALVAAGLGIALVPRLGRGPLPPEVVPLLLDPVPRRRLRALWRTGAARRPAITETVRTLQALWPEVAAAG; encoded by the coding sequence GTGCTGGATCTGGGACGTCTGCGGGCGCTGCACGCCGTCGCCGTGCACGGTACGGTCGGCGCCGCGGCCGCCGCCCTCGGCTACACCCCCTCGGCGGTCTCCCAGCAGATCGCCAAGCTGGAGCGGGAGACCCGTACGACCCTGCTCGAACGCAGCGGCCGGGGCGTGCGGTTGACCGACGAGGCGCACCAGCTCGCCGACACGGCCGAGCGGTTGCTGTCCCTGGTCGAGGAGGCCGAGGTGCGGCTCGAGGAGGGGCGCGGGCTGCCGGCGGGCCGGCTGCGGATCGGCTGCTTCCCGAGTGCGGCGCGCGGCCTGATGCCGTCGGCCCTCGCGGACCTGGCCCGCCGCCATCCGTCGCTCGACGCCCGTCTGTCGGAGGTGGACCCGCACCTGTCGGTGGACCTGGTGGCGCGCGGGGTCCTGGACCTGGCGGTGGCGCACGACTGGGACATCGCACCGCTGCCGGTGCCGCCGGGCGTGGAGCAGGCGGTGATCGGTGACGACGTGTGCGACATCCTCGTGCCGCGGGACCATCCGCTGGCGGAGCGGGAGGCGGTGCGCCGGGAGGAGCTGGTGGAGGAGCGGTGGATCGTCCAGCCGCCGGGGACGGTGTGCCACGACTGGCTGATCCGCACGCTGCGGGCGGTCGGGTACGCGCCGCGGGTCGCCCATCAGGCGGAGGAGAACAACACGCAGGTCGCCCTGGTCGCGGCCGGCCTCGGGATCGCCCTCGTCCCGAGGCTGGGGCGCGGGCCGCTGCCGCCGGAGGTCGTGCCGCTGCTGCTCGATCCGGTGCCCAGGCGTCGGCTGCGGGCGCTGTGGCGTACGGGCGCGGCACGGCGGCCCGCCATCACGGAGACCGTCCGCACGCTCCAGGCTCTCTGGCCCGAGGTCGCGGCGGCCGGGTGA
- a CDS encoding EamA family transporter, with protein MRPSHVALAALVTALWGVNFVIIDLGLDHFPPLLFSALRFLVAALPAVFFVGRPKVAWKWIVGVGLALGVAKFGLLFTGMSMGAPAGLSSLILQVQAVFTAVFAFLALGERPGRVKLTGMAVALAGIGVAAVDEGASSSLTGFLLVIAAAVAWGVSNVLTRKAAPPDALNFMVWVSTVPVLPLLALSLLVEGPERDLAALRDLDPVGVGVIVFIAWVATVFGFGAWGWLLRRHPASSVAPFSLLVPVFGMSSAALFLGEEISPLRWCAAVLLVGGVALTSLSSTPRKAAGEAEARVLVPTPNGGTAP; from the coding sequence ATGCGCCCCTCCCACGTCGCCCTCGCCGCCCTGGTCACCGCCCTCTGGGGAGTCAACTTCGTCATCATCGACCTCGGCCTCGACCACTTCCCGCCGTTGCTCTTCTCCGCGCTCCGCTTCCTCGTGGCCGCCCTGCCCGCCGTGTTCTTCGTCGGCCGCCCCAAGGTCGCCTGGAAGTGGATCGTGGGAGTCGGACTGGCCCTCGGCGTCGCCAAGTTCGGGCTGCTGTTCACCGGCATGAGCATGGGCGCGCCGGCCGGCCTCTCCTCCCTGATCCTCCAGGTCCAGGCCGTCTTCACGGCCGTGTTCGCCTTCCTCGCGCTCGGCGAGCGGCCCGGCCGCGTCAAACTGACCGGCATGGCGGTCGCCCTCGCCGGCATCGGGGTCGCGGCGGTCGACGAGGGCGCGTCGAGCTCGCTGACCGGCTTCCTGCTGGTGATCGCGGCCGCCGTCGCCTGGGGCGTGTCCAACGTCCTCACCCGCAAGGCCGCCCCGCCCGACGCGCTCAACTTCATGGTCTGGGTGAGCACCGTGCCCGTGCTGCCGCTGCTCGCGCTCTCCCTGCTCGTCGAGGGCCCCGAGCGCGACCTGGCCGCGCTGCGCGACCTCGACCCGGTGGGCGTCGGCGTGATCGTCTTCATCGCCTGGGTCGCCACCGTCTTCGGCTTCGGCGCCTGGGGCTGGCTGCTGCGCCGTCACCCGGCTTCCTCCGTCGCGCCGTTCTCGCTGCTCGTCCCGGTCTTCGGGATGTCCTCGGCGGCTCTCTTCCTGGGCGAGGAGATCTCTCCCCTGCGGTGGTGCGCGGCGGTGCTGCTCGTCGGGGGAGTGGCGCTGACCTCGCTGTCCTCCACGCCGCGCAAGGCGGCCGGGGAAGCGGAGGCTAGGGTGCTGGTTCCGACGCCGAACGGGGGAACAGCACCGTGA
- a CDS encoding LppU/SCO3897 family protein — translation MNQPPQPQSYGQPQSYGPSQPHGQRPYGEQPYGQAPSPYGQQPHGQAPGPYGQQPPAYGQQPWGAGPAGPQGCEVCGAQPTAAVTVRSHQGMLVIMRTVTRRAALCRTCGLAVYRKMTSETLVTGWWGLLSFFVTPFIVLGNVFGARSALRRLPEPSGAHRPPLDPGRRVLLRAPAMLVLTPFALVLAAIPVLLLIGLLAGGDDEPVALSVGDCVRNEAEWPDQKLLKVDCGSPLAEYRVADASSCGPADYLLRAEYVIDAPGEPGYCVTRK, via the coding sequence GTGAACCAGCCGCCGCAGCCGCAGTCGTACGGGCAGCCGCAGTCGTACGGACCGTCGCAGCCCCACGGGCAACGGCCTTACGGAGAACAGCCCTACGGCCAGGCCCCGAGCCCGTACGGCCAGCAGCCCCACGGGCAGGCCCCGGGCCCGTACGGGCAGCAGCCCCCCGCGTACGGGCAACAGCCGTGGGGAGCCGGCCCCGCCGGGCCCCAGGGCTGCGAGGTGTGCGGCGCGCAGCCCACGGCGGCGGTGACGGTCCGCTCGCACCAGGGCATGCTCGTCATCATGCGCACGGTCACCCGGCGCGCCGCCCTCTGCCGCACCTGCGGCCTCGCCGTCTACCGGAAGATGACCTCCGAGACGCTGGTGACGGGCTGGTGGGGCCTGCTGTCGTTCTTCGTCACGCCCTTCATCGTGCTCGGCAACGTCTTCGGCGCCCGTTCGGCCCTGCGCCGGCTGCCCGAGCCCTCCGGCGCGCACCGGCCGCCCCTGGACCCGGGGCGGCGCGTGCTGCTGCGCGCGCCCGCGATGCTGGTCCTCACCCCGTTCGCGCTCGTCCTGGCGGCGATCCCCGTGCTCCTGCTGATCGGGCTGCTCGCGGGCGGCGACGACGAGCCGGTGGCGCTGTCCGTCGGCGACTGCGTCCGCAACGAGGCTGAGTGGCCCGACCAGAAGCTGCTGAAGGTGGACTGCGGCTCACCGCTCGCCGAGTACCGGGTCGCGGACGCGTCCTCCTGCGGGCCGGCCGACTACCTCCTGCGCGCCGAGTACGTGATCGACGCGCCGGGCGAGCCTGGCTACTGTGTCACGCGCAAGTGA
- a CDS encoding AAA family ATPase, translating to MTFEHVVVDSAEPAPGAVLLVGIPGSGKSTVAAALAARFPRSAHIEVDHLQELIVRGGHWPTPDGDPEADRQILLRARHACLLADSFVAAGFLPVIDDVVVRRSHLDFYRAQFTSGTLRVVVLAPGPDTAWERNNARHKKLTTNWAFLDEAMRAELPDQGVWIDNADQTVEETVDAVLDATGLTGRSNA from the coding sequence ATGACCTTCGAGCACGTCGTCGTCGACAGCGCCGAACCGGCCCCCGGAGCGGTCCTCCTCGTCGGCATCCCCGGCAGCGGAAAGAGCACCGTCGCGGCGGCCCTCGCGGCCCGCTTCCCTCGCTCGGCGCACATCGAGGTCGACCACCTCCAGGAGCTGATCGTCCGAGGCGGTCACTGGCCGACCCCCGACGGCGACCCGGAGGCCGACCGGCAGATCCTGCTCCGGGCCCGCCACGCCTGCCTCCTCGCGGACAGCTTCGTGGCGGCCGGCTTCCTTCCGGTCATCGACGACGTGGTCGTCCGCCGGTCCCACCTCGACTTCTACCGTGCGCAGTTCACGTCGGGCACCCTGCGCGTGGTGGTCCTGGCCCCCGGCCCCGACACGGCCTGGGAGCGCAACAACGCCCGCCACAAGAAGCTGACCACGAACTGGGCCTTCCTCGACGAGGCCATGCGGGCCGAACTCCCCGATCAGGGCGTCTGGATCGACAACGCGGACCAGACGGTCGAGGAGACGGTGGACGCCGTCCTGGACGCGACGGGCCTGACGGGGCGGTCGAACGCCTGA